A genomic window from Pseudoalteromonas piratica includes:
- a CDS encoding peptide MFS transporter, with the protein MNSVPKAGEMLGHPKGLFLLFTTELWERFSYYAMRAILVLYLVDQVYSEGGNGMGWTQADALSMYGTFTGLVYLTPLIGGWLADQYLGQRKAIYIGGFLMAAGQFMLGTPHAWVPGMETEAFYVGLGLLIAGNGLFKPNISTMVGDLYEEGDNRRDGAFTIFYMGINVGAALSGIVVGSVVAHYDGNYQAGFICAGIGMVLSLIIQFLFAQKLLGNIGTVPAAKLEKEKQTEVRKEPLTAVERDRIKVIMVLGLFTVVFWAGFEQAGGLMNIFTNEYTDRNIGSFEVPTTWFQSLNAIFIVVFAPVIASIWIRLGNKEPNSPVKFALGLILLGIGFVFMMGAVMEMDGDPTNKSSMWWLVGAYFFHTMGELCLSPIGLSMVTKLAPLRIASLMMGAWFLFIAIANKVGGIVGSFIGHGETTKEEQLANAMSIFGGIFITAIASGVLLYFMADKLVDWMHGAEDHNHTEEEVLEEELEVTATR; encoded by the coding sequence ATGAATTCAGTCCCTAAAGCAGGTGAAATGTTAGGCCACCCGAAAGGCCTATTCCTGCTATTCACTACAGAACTTTGGGAGCGCTTTAGCTACTATGCAATGCGCGCAATCTTAGTACTTTATCTTGTTGACCAAGTATATTCTGAAGGCGGTAACGGTATGGGTTGGACCCAAGCCGATGCACTTTCGATGTACGGTACATTTACTGGTCTAGTATACCTTACGCCATTAATTGGTGGTTGGTTAGCAGACCAATATTTAGGCCAACGTAAAGCAATTTACATTGGTGGTTTCTTAATGGCCGCAGGTCAATTTATGCTAGGTACACCGCACGCATGGGTACCAGGTATGGAAACCGAAGCTTTCTACGTAGGTTTAGGTTTATTAATTGCTGGTAACGGTTTATTTAAGCCAAATATTTCAACCATGGTTGGTGACCTTTATGAAGAAGGTGATAACCGACGTGACGGCGCATTCACAATTTTCTACATGGGTATCAACGTAGGTGCCGCACTGTCAGGTATCGTTGTAGGCTCAGTAGTTGCGCATTATGACGGAAACTATCAAGCTGGCTTCATCTGTGCAGGTATCGGTATGGTACTTTCACTTATCATTCAATTCTTATTTGCACAAAAACTTCTTGGCAACATTGGTACTGTACCAGCAGCTAAACTTGAGAAAGAAAAGCAAACTGAAGTTCGTAAAGAGCCACTAACGGCTGTTGAACGTGACCGTATTAAAGTAATCATGGTACTTGGTCTATTCACTGTTGTTTTCTGGGCAGGCTTTGAACAAGCTGGCGGCCTAATGAATATTTTCACTAACGAATACACAGACCGTAATATCGGTAGCTTTGAAGTACCAACCACGTGGTTCCAATCATTAAATGCAATTTTCATCGTTGTATTTGCGCCTGTAATTGCGTCTATCTGGATCCGTCTTGGTAACAAAGAGCCTAACTCACCAGTTAAATTTGCACTTGGCCTTATCTTATTGGGTATTGGTTTTGTATTTATGATGGGTGCAGTTATGGAAATGGACGGCGACCCTACAAACAAATCAAGTATGTGGTGGTTAGTTGGTGCATACTTCTTCCACACTATGGGTGAATTATGTTTATCGCCAATTGGTTTATCTATGGTGACTAAACTTGCTCCACTGCGTATTGCATCATTAATGATGGGTGCTTGGTTCCTATTTATTGCAATTGCTAACAAAGTTGGTGGTATCGTTGGTTCATTCATTGGCCACGGCGAAACAACTAAAGAAGAGCAACTTGCAAATGCAATGTCTATCTTCGGTGGTATCTTTATTACTGCGATTGCTTCAGGTGTTCTACTTTACTTTATGGCAGACAAATTAGTTGATTGGATGCACGGTGCAGAAGATCACAACCACACTGAAGAAGAAGTACTTGAAGAAGAATTAGAAGTAACAGCAACACGCTAA
- a CDS encoding ATP adenylyltransferase family protein yields the protein MYWQAVEQQIEIALKNKTLQPLSTQSQSFLDNDIHFTVHLRVAKKVNKPHQTTQKSNPFLPHEDAMFVKACPPSHKLLLNKFPVLKPHALLCSNDFVSQQSPLCAVDFSAWLAHLNSPHDVGFYNAGPTAGASQGHRHMQLIRLAHSDTVSAIAKQLESISFVRFGFLTAELCNEYYQQALTEFKLHHSEHETAAYNLILHKDLFWLVPRKTPHIESIFANGLNFCGHFLVKDETKLNWLKHYGFIDFLKGLVSE from the coding sequence ATGTATTGGCAAGCAGTTGAACAGCAAATAGAAATCGCATTAAAAAATAAAACACTCCAGCCTCTCTCGACACAAAGCCAATCATTTTTAGATAACGATATTCATTTCACAGTACATCTTCGTGTTGCGAAAAAAGTGAATAAGCCCCATCAGACAACGCAAAAAAGTAATCCATTTTTACCTCATGAAGATGCCATGTTTGTTAAAGCATGCCCCCCTTCACACAAACTACTGTTAAATAAATTTCCTGTATTAAAACCCCACGCACTTTTGTGTAGTAACGATTTTGTCTCACAGCAAAGCCCGCTTTGTGCCGTGGATTTTTCAGCTTGGTTAGCGCACTTAAATTCACCTCATGATGTAGGGTTTTATAATGCAGGGCCTACTGCGGGTGCCAGCCAAGGGCACCGCCATATGCAGTTAATTCGCCTTGCACACTCTGATACTGTGTCTGCCATTGCGAAACAGCTTGAATCAATTAGCTTTGTGCGTTTTGGCTTTCTTACCGCAGAGCTCTGCAATGAGTATTACCAACAGGCCCTCACTGAATTTAAGTTGCATCACAGTGAGCATGAAACCGCTGCATACAATTTAATCCTGCACAAAGATTTGTTCTGGTTAGTCCCCCGTAAGACCCCACACATTGAATCGATATTTGCTAATGGGCTAAATTTTTGTGGACATTTTTTAGTAAAAGACGAAACAAAACTAAACTGGCTAAAACACTATGGCTTCATTGATTTTTTAAAAGGCCTCGTATCTGAGTGA
- a CDS encoding ABCB family ABC transporter ATP-binding protein/permease produces the protein MRRGFSVPNENDSFNIRVFKQVVPYLLEFRTRIIVAFGCLVLAKLASVYLPFVLKYTVDTLDQQQSVVLLGTIGLIAAYGVLRLANVVLSELRDMLFGRVTERAMRRISMKVFSHLQHLDLKFHLDRKTGGLARDIERGVSGISFVMRFFVFNIGPTLIELMLVIGILTSKYGAKYGLVIAASVVVYITFTVYVTNWRLKFIREANMADNRSNTRAVDSLLNFETVKYFNNEDHEIKEYDVELAAWEKARRKNRLSLFALNGGQALVIATAMTSMLLFAALDVEAGAMTLGDFVLVNAFMMQIFMPLNFLGFVYREIKGSLTNIENMFDLLKVETSVSRNADGKRLDVSHGAIAFENVTFGYAKERTILNNLSLNIKAGSKVAIVGPSGSGKSTLTKLLCRFYDVTNGEIKIDEQPISQLELDSLRKVIAVVPQDTVLFNASIFDNIHYGNLAATKEQVIAASEAANLKTFVESLKEGFDTHVGERGLKLSGGEKQRVAIARALLKDSPIMIFDEATSALDSHNEEAIMRTIKQVARHHTAIMIAHRLSTVTDADHIFYLEQGQLVEEGTHQQLLEKNGHYAALWRSQSQ, from the coding sequence ATGCGCCGCGGTTTTTCTGTGCCAAATGAAAATGATAGTTTCAATATACGCGTCTTTAAACAAGTTGTACCTTATTTATTAGAATTTCGCACGCGTATTATTGTCGCCTTTGGCTGTTTGGTACTTGCTAAGCTTGCCAGTGTTTACCTGCCTTTTGTACTTAAATACACCGTTGATACCTTAGATCAACAACAGAGTGTGGTGCTACTTGGTACGATAGGTTTAATTGCCGCCTATGGTGTGTTGCGACTTGCCAATGTGGTGTTGTCAGAGTTACGCGACATGTTGTTTGGTCGGGTGACTGAACGTGCCATGCGTCGTATTAGCATGAAAGTCTTTAGCCATTTACAACACCTCGACCTTAAATTTCATTTAGACCGCAAAACCGGAGGCCTTGCCCGTGATATTGAACGAGGCGTATCAGGCATTAGCTTTGTCATGCGTTTCTTTGTTTTCAATATTGGACCAACGTTAATTGAGTTGATGTTGGTGATTGGTATTTTAACTTCCAAATATGGTGCCAAATATGGGTTAGTGATTGCTGCGTCTGTGGTGGTTTATATCACGTTCACTGTTTATGTAACTAATTGGCGATTAAAGTTTATCCGTGAAGCCAATATGGCTGACAATCGCTCAAATACTCGCGCCGTTGATAGCCTGTTAAATTTTGAAACGGTCAAATATTTCAATAACGAAGATCACGAAATAAAAGAATACGATGTAGAGCTTGCCGCATGGGAGAAAGCACGTCGCAAAAATCGCTTATCATTATTTGCGTTAAATGGTGGGCAAGCACTGGTTATTGCAACAGCCATGACATCCATGCTGTTATTTGCTGCATTAGATGTTGAAGCAGGGGCGATGACGCTCGGTGATTTTGTATTGGTTAATGCCTTTATGATGCAAATATTTATGCCACTCAACTTTTTGGGGTTTGTCTATCGTGAAATCAAAGGCTCGCTTACCAATATTGAAAATATGTTTGATCTGCTGAAAGTAGAGACATCCGTTTCACGTAATGCTGATGGCAAAAGGCTTGATGTAAGCCATGGTGCGATAGCATTTGAAAATGTAACCTTTGGATATGCTAAAGAGCGCACAATTCTAAACAACTTATCTCTCAACATTAAAGCGGGTAGCAAAGTGGCTATTGTAGGACCAAGTGGTTCCGGTAAAAGTACACTGACTAAGTTACTGTGTCGTTTTTATGATGTGACAAATGGCGAGATAAAAATTGATGAGCAACCCATCTCTCAGCTTGAACTTGACTCATTGCGCAAAGTAATTGCAGTGGTACCGCAAGATACTGTGCTATTTAACGCCAGTATTTTTGATAACATTCATTATGGTAATTTAGCTGCAACTAAGGAGCAGGTTATTGCTGCAAGCGAAGCTGCCAATCTCAAAACCTTTGTTGAGTCACTTAAAGAGGGTTTTGATACCCATGTTGGTGAACGAGGATTAAAACTCTCAGGTGGTGAAAAACAACGCGTTGCGATTGCGAGAGCATTATTGAAAGACTCGCCCATTATGATCTTTGATGAGGCTACCTCAGCACTTGATAGCCATAACGAAGAAGCCATTATGCGTACCATTAAGCAAGTAGCGCGTCATCATACCGCTATTATGATTGCCCATCGCTTATCAACTGTCACCGATGCCGATCATATTTTCTACTTGGAACAAGGTCAGCTGGTGGAAGAGGGCACACACCAGCAGTTACTGGAAAAAAATGGTCATTATGCAGCACTTTGGCGCAGTCAAAGTCAATGA
- a CDS encoding cellulose synthase subunit BcsC-related outer membrane protein, which yields MQLRASALLVSCLLTTQVHASDGLDAQPISWLLEQVELGEAQQKPQLVIDSLARLEQVEPGSLDIRAAWIRYYFEQGEVEKAVEELKAFKKEEPFYPYIQRLDSIAYIHSPEGKEKLQAIRLLARAGQYKEAAKQFKALFRSEIPTARFKFEYANMLSADPDSWQRAKKLFTKLTQRYPNTAEFEVAYARHILKRKPTDRKSLAILRKYATHSQMRIEVERVWLNALEDMPISTFTRSQYSYFFSLYPNSDLGKLQYDVFSEKLVAQLKLEADPNYQAWQRGKRHMANENYALAEKLLRKAAAGRPQDADIVGDLGRALMAQGKHTDAQQYFRKAASLADSSDKSIWLGLLNTSKFWGLIAQARTAIDALELTEAETLLASALKLNEDTNTVLIYSSQIAKAKGNTQQAIKYLQTVLRNDPNNSYALSLLLGIVEEQQSIASLERFESSLTKKQRQAVAAEINAAKTSIYREQADDLSSRGEPEAAIALLEKAIKTSPTNGWLYYDLAFEWRKLGDIDASKKVYNQALWRFPMNPEIRYTHALYMRSLGDYRAGLQSLSYIRVKDYTPQIKELKETLALGEQFEQVDLLIETEQKASALALLQEIENQNELSNLQNAQIAAQWHKLGMHNRATKQLRTALDSTPKLDFYWYQLYSEWLLNSDDTVALDNWFANLHMAPASTQSEKREIENLKVRYQVKKQPEREELILTSYLSNNPSSIPANSRLLQFALNKGEFEQVDLLYENAHKYGELEFETEYQVAQKALFSNKHTLGEKVVRHLVYRLAADENYNQRRLMALLLDFNDESNALRYKKDLLALSPADAELLNLAGQVADKFGQSDLAIEYYRQVLTSQNLDTTDKKILHELTQDKETDTWYMRSARSGIAKIQNRTDGHLAIAGDFSGQTSTQNDHELGLGAALFEGYFPFMDGQLFAKADAVSISAQQTNFTERFSASRYGTGALCYDTCSLFSITPRDQGIALGFGWQNENWRVDIGTTPQGFLISNIVGGLLYQNSLGDFSYDIEVERRALTNSVLSYAGLEDVNQNDIWGGVTSNGLTLGLYHDLGLEWGFWATLDYQYYEGQNVLDNDRKRAMTGAYYRFIQQPDFELSVGTNLLYWGYKHNLSEETYGHGGYYSPQKYMGVSVPVTVDGRFQDDLVYRLKVNGGYSRTTTDAIDFYPNNPELQAIAELKAIETGIDPVFAADKSSGFSWGIEGLVEYRIQPQWLIGASFNIDRADFYEPNYGQIYVKYLFNPMYGELPLVPRLIVPYANY from the coding sequence ATGCAACTAAGAGCCTCGGCACTATTAGTTAGTTGTTTACTTACAACACAAGTGCATGCCAGCGATGGGCTAGATGCACAACCTATTAGTTGGCTTTTAGAGCAAGTTGAACTCGGCGAAGCGCAACAAAAACCACAGCTAGTGATTGATAGCCTTGCGCGTCTAGAACAAGTTGAGCCTGGCAGTCTTGATATCAGAGCGGCCTGGATCCGCTATTACTTTGAACAAGGCGAAGTTGAAAAGGCTGTAGAGGAGTTAAAAGCGTTTAAAAAGGAAGAGCCCTTTTATCCTTATATTCAACGACTAGACAGTATTGCATATATTCATTCGCCTGAAGGCAAAGAAAAATTACAAGCCATTCGACTGCTTGCCCGTGCAGGTCAATACAAGGAAGCTGCAAAACAGTTTAAAGCTTTGTTTCGAAGCGAGATCCCAACAGCACGTTTTAAATTCGAATACGCCAATATGCTATCAGCAGATCCTGACAGCTGGCAGCGAGCAAAAAAACTCTTCACAAAGTTAACTCAGCGTTACCCTAATACGGCAGAATTTGAAGTCGCATATGCTCGCCATATTTTAAAACGCAAACCAACTGACCGAAAATCTCTCGCCATCTTACGAAAGTATGCAACACACTCGCAAATGCGTATCGAAGTTGAACGAGTATGGTTAAATGCGCTAGAAGATATGCCTATCAGCACTTTTACACGCTCACAATATAGTTATTTCTTCAGCCTCTACCCAAATAGCGATTTAGGCAAATTACAATACGATGTATTCAGCGAAAAACTTGTTGCGCAATTAAAACTTGAAGCCGATCCAAATTACCAAGCTTGGCAACGTGGCAAACGTCATATGGCCAACGAAAATTATGCGCTGGCAGAAAAATTGCTGCGAAAAGCTGCTGCAGGTCGTCCACAGGATGCTGATATTGTTGGTGACTTAGGGCGCGCTTTAATGGCACAAGGTAAGCATACTGATGCACAACAATACTTTAGAAAAGCAGCCTCATTGGCTGATAGCAGTGATAAGTCGATTTGGCTTGGTTTACTCAATACCTCAAAATTTTGGGGACTAATCGCACAAGCACGTACTGCAATTGACGCCCTTGAGCTGACTGAAGCTGAAACGCTTCTTGCCAGTGCCTTAAAGCTTAACGAAGATACCAACACTGTACTTATCTATTCATCCCAAATTGCCAAAGCAAAAGGGAATACCCAGCAAGCAATCAAATACTTGCAAACAGTGTTACGCAATGATCCTAACAACAGTTATGCCTTATCTTTACTCCTCGGCATTGTGGAAGAGCAACAAAGTATTGCTTCGTTAGAGCGCTTTGAATCCAGTTTGACAAAAAAACAACGTCAAGCGGTTGCCGCAGAAATCAATGCTGCGAAAACATCTATCTATCGTGAGCAGGCCGATGATTTATCGAGCCGAGGTGAACCAGAAGCAGCCATCGCATTGCTTGAAAAAGCGATAAAAACCTCTCCGACCAATGGCTGGCTTTATTATGATCTTGCCTTTGAGTGGCGTAAGTTAGGCGATATAGACGCCAGTAAGAAAGTCTATAACCAAGCGCTGTGGCGTTTCCCGATGAATCCTGAAATACGCTATACACATGCCCTTTATATGCGTTCTCTCGGCGATTACCGCGCAGGCTTACAAAGCCTATCTTATATCCGTGTGAAAGATTACACACCGCAAATTAAAGAATTAAAAGAAACACTTGCGCTCGGTGAACAATTCGAACAAGTTGACTTGCTAATTGAAACCGAACAAAAAGCGTCAGCCCTAGCGCTATTGCAAGAAATTGAGAACCAAAACGAGTTAAGCAATTTGCAAAATGCGCAAATTGCAGCCCAATGGCACAAGCTTGGTATGCATAACCGCGCAACAAAACAGTTGCGCACTGCCCTAGATAGCACACCAAAACTCGATTTTTACTGGTACCAGCTCTACAGTGAGTGGTTACTCAACTCAGATGACACAGTCGCATTAGACAACTGGTTTGCTAATTTACATATGGCGCCAGCCAGTACGCAAAGTGAAAAACGCGAAATTGAAAATTTAAAAGTGCGCTATCAGGTTAAAAAGCAACCTGAACGTGAAGAACTGATTTTAACATCGTATTTAAGTAACAACCCTTCAAGTATTCCAGCTAATTCACGACTTTTGCAGTTTGCACTTAATAAAGGTGAATTCGAACAGGTTGATTTACTTTATGAAAATGCTCACAAATATGGTGAGCTTGAATTTGAAACTGAGTATCAAGTAGCGCAAAAGGCATTATTCAGTAATAAGCATACACTCGGCGAAAAAGTGGTACGGCACCTTGTTTATCGCTTAGCTGCCGATGAAAACTACAATCAACGCCGCTTAATGGCACTTTTGTTAGATTTCAACGATGAAAGCAATGCGTTAAGGTACAAAAAAGATTTACTAGCTCTGTCACCAGCGGATGCTGAATTACTTAATCTTGCAGGTCAAGTAGCGGATAAATTTGGCCAAAGCGATCTCGCTATTGAGTACTATCGCCAAGTGCTAACAAGTCAAAACCTAGACACAACCGATAAAAAAATACTGCATGAGCTCACGCAAGACAAAGAAACGGATACTTGGTATATGCGCTCTGCCCGTTCCGGTATTGCCAAAATTCAAAACCGTACTGATGGCCACCTTGCAATTGCTGGGGATTTCAGTGGTCAAACAAGCACGCAAAACGATCATGAATTGGGCCTTGGTGCAGCTTTGTTTGAAGGCTACTTTCCTTTTATGGACGGGCAACTTTTTGCAAAGGCCGATGCGGTGAGTATTTCGGCACAGCAAACAAACTTTACTGAACGTTTTTCGGCAAGCCGCTATGGTACGGGCGCACTTTGTTATGACACCTGCTCATTATTCAGTATCACTCCTCGCGATCAAGGCATTGCCCTTGGCTTTGGCTGGCAAAATGAAAACTGGCGCGTGGATATAGGCACAACGCCTCAAGGTTTTTTAATCTCGAATATAGTGGGTGGCTTGCTCTATCAAAATAGTCTTGGTGATTTTAGCTATGACATTGAAGTTGAGCGCCGAGCACTGACTAACAGTGTGCTTTCGTATGCAGGTCTGGAAGATGTCAATCAAAATGACATATGGGGCGGTGTTACGAGTAATGGCCTAACCCTTGGGCTTTATCATGACCTCGGACTTGAATGGGGCTTTTGGGCAACACTCGATTATCAGTATTATGAAGGTCAGAATGTACTTGATAATGACCGCAAGCGAGCCATGACAGGTGCCTATTATCGCTTTATCCAACAGCCTGATTTTGAACTGTCTGTCGGCACTAACTTGTTGTATTGGGGCTATAAGCATAATCTTTCTGAAGAAACCTACGGCCACGGTGGTTACTATAGCCCGCAAAAATACATGGGGGTCTCTGTACCTGTCACAGTAGATGGCCGCTTCCAAGATGATTTAGTTTATCGCCTAAAAGTAAATGGTGGTTATTCACGCACTACCACGGATGCCATCGATTTCTATCCCAATAACCCTGAGTTACAAGCGATTGCAGAGTTAAAAGCAATTGAAACAGGCATCGACCCAGTATTTGCAGCTGATAAAAGTAGTGGCTTTTCATGGGGTATTGAAGGATTGGTTGAATATCGCATACAGCCACAGTGGTTAATTGGTGCGAGCTTTAATATTGACCGCGCTGATTTTTATGAGCCAAATTACGGACAGATCTACGTGAAATATCTATTTAACCCTATGTACGGTGAATTACCATTGGTACCAAGGTTAATTGTGCCTTACGCCAACTATTAA
- the bcsZ gene encoding cellulose synthase complex periplasmic endoglucanase BcsZ yields the protein MKKLILLLILLMPTWLKAESCLVWPEWQTFKNNFISKDGRVIDLGSEKNITTSEGQSYGMFFALVANDQETFDKLLNWTERHLAEGDLSARLPAWLWGRKTPTSYSILDSNPASDSDLWIAYALAEASRLWNERRYAVLAAVMAKRILKEETEFLPGLGLTVLPAPYGFKVDDSTWRLNPSYLPPFIFQRFIELYPSQPWQEVLNSSLVVLSESAPKGFSPDWVLYNPKKGFHFTKKHNDEGNFNAIRSYLWVGLLADDASYKEQLLFKFDPMARKVSTNRAVPLNTYAKTGRTNKTGPLGFQAAILPFMKSFGDRVTASMINQKINANIDYELRNNYYSSVLTLFGTAATNARFELLNDGSLVPAWSTECN from the coding sequence ATGAAAAAGTTAATACTATTGCTCATTCTTCTGATGCCAACATGGTTGAAAGCTGAAAGTTGCTTGGTGTGGCCTGAATGGCAAACCTTTAAAAACAACTTTATTTCTAAAGATGGGCGTGTCATTGACTTAGGCTCAGAGAAAAACATTACAACCAGTGAAGGCCAGTCCTACGGAATGTTTTTCGCGCTCGTTGCAAACGACCAAGAAACCTTTGATAAGCTATTAAACTGGACAGAACGTCATCTTGCCGAGGGCGATTTGAGCGCACGCCTACCTGCGTGGCTTTGGGGCCGAAAGACACCGACCAGCTACAGTATTTTAGACTCAAATCCTGCGTCAGATTCCGATTTATGGATTGCCTACGCACTCGCGGAAGCAAGTCGTTTGTGGAATGAGCGTCGCTATGCCGTTTTGGCCGCGGTAATGGCAAAGCGTATTCTTAAAGAAGAAACCGAGTTTTTACCTGGACTTGGCTTAACCGTATTACCAGCCCCTTATGGCTTTAAAGTTGACGATAGCACTTGGCGATTAAACCCAAGCTATCTACCTCCTTTTATCTTCCAGCGTTTTATAGAACTCTACCCAAGTCAGCCTTGGCAAGAAGTACTGAATTCTTCACTTGTTGTGCTTTCTGAAAGTGCGCCAAAAGGCTTTAGCCCAGATTGGGTGCTTTACAATCCGAAAAAAGGCTTTCATTTTACTAAGAAACATAATGATGAAGGTAACTTCAATGCCATTCGCAGTTACCTTTGGGTAGGCCTGTTAGCCGATGATGCGAGCTATAAAGAGCAGTTACTGTTCAAATTCGACCCGATGGCACGAAAAGTAAGTACCAATCGCGCAGTGCCGCTAAACACTTATGCTAAAACTGGCCGCACTAATAAAACTGGACCTCTTGGCTTCCAAGCAGCGATACTACCCTTTATGAAATCATTTGGTGACCGCGTAACTGCCAGCATGATAAATCAAAAAATCAATGCCAATATTGATTATGAGCTGCGCAATAACTACTACAGCAGTGTATTAACGTTATTTGGTACTGCTGCAACAAATGCGCGATTTGAACTGCTAAATGACGGTTCATTAGTACCTGCATGGAGCACCGAATGCAACTAA